In one Pseudomonas sp. R84 genomic region, the following are encoded:
- a CDS encoding succinate dehydrogenase iron-sulfur subunit: MLQVSVYRYNPDQDAAPFMQEFQIDTGGKDLMVLDVLALIKEQDEGFSYRRSCREGVCGSDGMNINGKNGLACITPLSAVVKGNKLVVRPLPGLPVIRDLVVDMSIFYKQYEKVKPYLQNDTPAPAIERLQSPEEREKLDGLYECILCACCSTSCPSFWWNPDKFLGPAALLQAYRFLADSRDTKTNERLASLDDPFSVFRCRGIMNCVNVCPKGLNPTKAIGHIRNMLLSSGV; this comes from the coding sequence ATGTTGCAAGTCAGCGTTTATCGTTACAACCCTGATCAGGACGCCGCGCCGTTCATGCAGGAATTCCAGATCGATACCGGTGGTAAAGATCTGATGGTGCTGGACGTACTGGCCCTGATCAAAGAACAGGACGAAGGTTTCTCCTATCGTCGCTCTTGCCGTGAGGGCGTTTGTGGTTCCGACGGCATGAACATCAACGGCAAGAACGGCCTGGCGTGCATCACGCCGCTGTCTGCCGTTGTAAAAGGTAACAAGTTGGTTGTTCGTCCACTGCCAGGTTTGCCGGTTATCCGTGACCTGGTTGTCGATATGAGCATCTTCTACAAGCAATACGAGAAGGTGAAGCCTTACCTGCAGAACGACACGCCGGCTCCGGCCATCGAGCGTCTGCAGTCGCCAGAAGAGCGCGAAAAGCTCGACGGTCTGTACGAGTGCATCCTGTGCGCTTGCTGCTCGACCTCTTGCCCGTCCTTCTGGTGGAACCCGGACAAGTTCCTGGGTCCAGCTGCACTGCTGCAAGCTTATCGCTTCCTGGCAGACAGCCGTGACACCAAGACCAACGAGCGTCTGGCTTCACTCGATGACCCGTTCAGCGTCTTCCGCTGCCGGGGCATCATGAACTGCGTCAACGTATGTCCGAAAGGCCTGAACCCGACTAAGGCCATCGGTCACATCCGTAACATGCTGCTTTCGAGCGGCGTGTGA
- the odhB gene encoding 2-oxoglutarate dehydrogenase complex dihydrolipoyllysine-residue succinyltransferase, producing the protein MAIEIKAPTFPESVADGTVATWHKQPGDAVKRDDLIVDIETDKVVLEVLATADGVLGAIVKNEGDTVLSDEVLGSIEAGGAAAAAPAAAAAPAAAAAAPAAAEGEDDPVAAPAARKLAEENGINIASVAGTGKGGRVTKEDVVAAVAAKKAAPAAAPAKAAAPSAAAPVFAAGDRIEKRVPMTRVRATVAKRLVEAQSNMAMLTTFNEVDMTEVMALRSKYKDLFEKSHNGVRLGFMSFFVKAATEALKRFPAVNASIDGGDIVYHGYADIGVAVSSDRGLVVPVLRNAELMSLAEIEGGIATFGKKARDGKLSMDEMTGGTFTITNGGTFGSMMSTPIVNPPQAAILGMHNIIQRPMAINGQVVIRPMMYLALSYDHRLIDGKEAVTFLVTIKNLLEDPARLLLDI; encoded by the coding sequence ATGGCTATCGAGATCAAAGCCCCCACTTTCCCGGAATCGGTTGCCGATGGCACCGTTGCCACCTGGCACAAGCAACCGGGCGACGCCGTCAAGCGTGACGACCTGATCGTCGACATCGAAACCGACAAAGTCGTACTGGAAGTGCTGGCCACCGCCGACGGCGTGCTGGGCGCAATCGTCAAGAACGAAGGCGACACCGTTCTGTCCGACGAAGTGCTGGGCTCCATCGAAGCTGGCGGCGCTGCTGCCGCTGCTCCAGCCGCCGCTGCTGCTCCGGCCGCTGCTGCCGCTGCACCGGCTGCTGCCGAAGGCGAAGATGATCCTGTTGCTGCACCGGCTGCGCGCAAGCTGGCTGAAGAAAACGGCATCAACATCGCTTCCGTTGCCGGCACCGGCAAGGGCGGTCGTGTGACCAAGGAAGACGTGGTTGCAGCGGTTGCTGCCAAGAAAGCCGCTCCGGCTGCCGCACCTGCCAAGGCTGCTGCTCCATCGGCTGCTGCTCCTGTGTTCGCTGCTGGCGACCGCATCGAGAAGCGCGTACCGATGACCCGCGTTCGTGCCACCGTGGCCAAGCGTCTGGTTGAAGCTCAGTCGAACATGGCGATGCTGACCACTTTCAACGAAGTCGACATGACTGAAGTCATGGCCCTGCGTTCGAAGTACAAAGACCTGTTCGAGAAGTCCCACAACGGCGTACGCCTGGGCTTCATGTCGTTCTTCGTGAAAGCGGCCACCGAAGCGCTGAAACGCTTCCCGGCTGTCAACGCGTCGATCGACGGCGGCGACATCGTTTACCACGGCTACGCGGACATCGGCGTTGCCGTTTCCAGCGACCGTGGCCTGGTTGTTCCGGTTCTGCGTAACGCCGAGCTGATGAGCCTGGCTGAAATCGAAGGCGGCATCGCCACTTTCGGCAAGAAAGCCCGTGACGGCAAATTGTCGATGGACGAGATGACCGGTGGTACCTTCACCATCACCAACGGTGGTACCTTCGGTTCGATGATGTCGACCCCGATCGTCAACCCGCCGCAGGCAGCGATTCTGGGCATGCACAACATCATCCAGCGTCCTATGGCCATCAACGGTCAGGTCGTTATCCGTCCGATGATGTACCTGGCACTGTCCTACGATCACCGTCTGATCGATGGCAAAGAAGCTGTGACCTTCCTGGTGACCATCAAGAACCTGCTGGAAGATCCGGCTCGTCTGTTGCTGGATATTTGA
- the sdhD gene encoding succinate dehydrogenase, hydrophobic membrane anchor protein: MVTSVTNLSRSGLYDWMAQRVSAVVLAAYFIFLIGYLAANPGIGYDQWHGLFAHNGMRIFSLLALVALGAHAWVGMWTIATDYLTPMALGKSATAVRFLFQAVCGVAMFAYFVWGVQILWGI, from the coding sequence ATGGTAACCAGCGTTACGAACCTTTCGCGTTCGGGCCTCTATGACTGGATGGCGCAACGTGTGTCTGCGGTTGTTCTCGCGGCTTATTTCATCTTCCTGATCGGATACCTTGCAGCGAATCCGGGCATTGGCTACGACCAGTGGCACGGCCTGTTCGCTCACAACGGGATGCGTATCTTCAGTCTGCTGGCCCTCGTTGCCCTTGGCGCTCACGCCTGGGTCGGCATGTGGACCATCGCGACCGACTACCTGACGCCAATGGCGCTGGGCAAGTCCGCGACTGCAGTACGTTTCCTTTTCCAGGCAGTATGCGGCGTTGCGATGTTCGCTTACTTCGTCTGGGGTGTGCAGATTCTCTGGGGTATCTGA
- a CDS encoding 2-oxoglutarate dehydrogenase E1 component, which translates to MQESVMQRMWNSAYLSGGNAAYVEELYELYLHDPNAVPEEWRTYFQKLPADGNSATDVSHSTIRDHFVLLAKNQRRAQPVSAGSVSSEHEKKQVEVLRLIQAYRMRGHQAAQLDPLGLWQRPAPADLSINHYGLTNADLDTTFRAGDLFIGKEEASLREIHEALQQTYCRTIGAEFTHITDSEQRQWFQQRLESVRGRPTYSADIKSHLLERVTAGEGLEKYLGTKYPGTKRFGLEGGESLIPMLDELIQRSGSYGTKEVVIGMAHRGRLNVLVNTFGKNPRELFDEFEGKKKVELGSGDVKYHQGFSSNVMTAGGEVHLAMAFNPSHLEIVSPVVEGSVRARQDRRNDPTGEKVLPISIHGDAAFAGQGVVMETFQMSQTRGFKTGGTVHIVINNQVGFTISNPLDSRSTEYATDVAKMIQAPILHVNGDDPEAVLFVTQLAIDYRMQFKRDVVIDLVCYRRRGHNEADEPSGTQPLMYQQITKQRTTRELYADRLTQGGVLDAERVQAKVDEYRNALDNGLHVVKSLVKEPNKELFVDWRPYLGHAWTARHDTRFDLKTLQELSAKLLEIPEGFVVQRQVSKIYEDRQKMQAGGLPINWGYAETMAYATLAFEGHPIRMTGQDIGRGTFSHRHAVLHNQKDAGTYIPLQHLYDGQPRFDLYDSFLSEEAVLAFEYGYSTTTPDALVIWEAQFGDFANGAQVVIDQFITSGEHKWGRLCGLTMLLPHGYEGQGPEHSSARLERYLQLCAEHNIQVAVPTTPAQIYHLLRRQVIRPLRKPLIVLTPKSLLRHKLAISTLEDLAEGSFQTVIPEIDTLDPKKVERVVLCSGKVYYDLLEKRRAEGREDIAIVRIEQLYPFPEDDLKEVLAPYTNVKNAVWCQEEPMNQGAWYCSQHHLRRSIGNLDKSLVLEYAGREASAAPACGYASMHAEQQEKLLQAAFTI; encoded by the coding sequence ATGCAAGAAAGCGTGATGCAGCGCATGTGGAACAGCGCCTACCTTTCAGGTGGAAACGCTGCCTATGTGGAAGAGCTTTATGAGCTCTACCTGCACGACCCTAACGCTGTGCCAGAAGAGTGGCGCACCTACTTTCAGAAGTTGCCTGCCGACGGCAACTCTGCCACTGATGTTTCGCACTCGACAATTCGCGATCATTTCGTGCTGCTGGCAAAGAACCAGCGCCGCGCTCAACCGGTTTCCGCCGGCAGCGTGAGCAGTGAGCACGAGAAGAAGCAAGTTGAAGTGCTGCGATTGATCCAGGCCTACCGTATGCGTGGCCACCAGGCAGCCCAGCTTGACCCGCTGGGGCTGTGGCAGCGTCCTGCACCTGCAGACCTGTCGATCAATCATTACGGCTTGACCAATGCCGATCTTGATACGACCTTCCGTGCCGGCGACCTGTTCATCGGCAAAGAGGAAGCGAGCCTACGCGAAATTCACGAAGCGTTGCAGCAGACATATTGCCGCACCATCGGCGCTGAATTTACGCACATCACCGATTCCGAGCAGCGCCAGTGGTTCCAGCAGCGTCTGGAAAGCGTGCGCGGTCGTCCGACGTACTCCGCCGACATCAAGAGCCACCTGCTTGAGCGCGTGACTGCCGGTGAAGGCCTGGAAAAATACCTGGGCACCAAATACCCGGGCACCAAGCGTTTCGGTCTGGAAGGCGGCGAAAGCCTGATTCCGATGCTCGACGAACTGATCCAGCGTTCCGGTTCCTACGGCACCAAGGAAGTTGTCATCGGCATGGCCCACCGTGGTCGTCTGAACGTGCTGGTCAATACCTTCGGCAAGAACCCGCGCGAGCTGTTCGACGAGTTCGAAGGCAAGAAGAAGGTCGAGCTGGGTTCCGGTGACGTTAAGTATCACCAGGGCTTCTCGTCCAATGTGATGACCGCCGGCGGTGAAGTTCACCTGGCCATGGCGTTCAACCCGTCCCACCTGGAAATCGTTTCCCCGGTGGTAGAAGGTTCGGTTCGCGCCCGTCAGGATCGTCGTAACGACCCGACCGGTGAGAAGGTTCTGCCGATCTCCATCCACGGTGACGCTGCATTCGCAGGTCAGGGCGTGGTCATGGAAACCTTCCAGATGTCGCAGACCCGCGGTTTCAAGACCGGCGGTACCGTGCACATCGTGATCAACAACCAGGTTGGTTTCACCATCAGCAACCCGCTGGACTCGCGTTCCACCGAGTACGCCACCGACGTTGCCAAGATGATCCAGGCGCCGATCCTCCATGTGAATGGTGATGATCCGGAAGCCGTGTTGTTCGTGACCCAACTGGCCATCGACTACCGCATGCAGTTCAAGCGTGACGTGGTCATCGATCTGGTCTGCTACCGTCGTCGCGGCCACAACGAGGCCGACGAGCCAAGCGGCACCCAGCCTCTGATGTATCAGCAGATCACCAAACAGCGCACCACTCGTGAGCTGTACGCTGATCGTCTGACCCAGGGCGGTGTGCTTGACGCAGAGCGTGTTCAGGCGAAAGTCGACGAATACCGCAACGCGCTGGACAACGGTCTGCACGTAGTGAAATCGCTGGTCAAAGAGCCGAACAAAGAGTTGTTCGTGGACTGGCGTCCGTATCTGGGCCACGCCTGGACTGCGCGTCACGACACCCGCTTTGATCTGAAGACCCTGCAAGAACTGTCCGCCAAGCTGCTGGAAATTCCAGAAGGCTTCGTGGTTCAGCGTCAGGTTTCGAAGATCTACGAAGACCGTCAGAAGATGCAAGCCGGCGGCCTGCCGATCAACTGGGGTTACGCCGAAACCATGGCGTACGCGACCCTGGCGTTCGAAGGTCACCCGATCCGCATGACCGGTCAGGACATCGGCCGCGGTACGTTCTCGCACCGTCACGCTGTGCTGCACAACCAGAAAGACGCGGGCACCTACATTCCGCTGCAGCACCTGTACGACGGTCAGCCACGCTTTGACCTGTACGACTCGTTCCTGTCGGAAGAAGCGGTACTGGCGTTCGAATACGGTTACTCGACCACCACGCCGGATGCGCTGGTGATCTGGGAAGCCCAGTTCGGCGACTTCGCCAACGGTGCACAGGTTGTAATCGACCAGTTCATCACCAGCGGCGAGCACAAGTGGGGCCGTCTCTGCGGTCTGACCATGTTGCTGCCACACGGTTACGAAGGTCAGGGCCCTGAGCACAGCTCGGCACGTCTTGAGCGTTACCTGCAACTGTGCGCCGAGCACAACATTCAGGTAGCGGTACCGACCACGCCAGCACAGATCTACCACTTGCTGCGTCGTCAGGTGATTCGTCCGCTGCGCAAGCCGCTGATCGTGCTGACTCCAAAGTCGCTGCTGCGCCACAAACTGGCCATCTCGACCCTGGAAGATCTGGCCGAAGGTTCGTTCCAGACCGTGATCCCGGAAATCGATACCCTGGACCCGAAAAAGGTCGAGCGTGTTGTTCTGTGTAGCGGCAAGGTCTACTACGACCTGCTGGAAAAACGCCGTGCCGAAGGCCGTGAAGATATCGCCATCGTGCGTATCGAGCAGCTGTACCCATTCCCTGAGGACGACTTGAAAGAAGTCCTGGCTCCATACACCAACGTCAAAAATGCCGTTTGGTGTCAGGAAGAGCCGATGAACCAGGGCGCCTGGTACTGCAGCCAGCACCACTTGCGTCGCAGCATCGGGAACCTCGACAAGTCTCTCGTACTTGAGTACGCGGGCCGTGAGGCTTCTGCTGCCCCAGCTTGTGGTTACGCATCGATGCACGCCGAGCAGCAGGAAAAACTCCTGCAAGCCGCGTTTACCATTTAA
- the sdhA gene encoding succinate dehydrogenase flavoprotein subunit, translating into MANIPTISFDAIIIGGGGAGMRAALQLAQGGHKTAVITKVFPTRSHTVSAQGGITCAIASADPNDDWRWHMYDTVKGSDYIGDQDAIEYMCQEGPAAVYELDHMGMPFSRTEQGRIYQRPFGGQSKDYGKGGQAARTCAASDRTGHALLHTLYQGNLKAGTTFLNEYYAVDLVKNQEGDFVGVIAICIETGETTYIRAKATVLATGGAGRIYASTTNALINTGDGVGMALRAGVPVQDIEMWQFHPTGIAGAGVLVTEGCRGEGGYLINKHGERFMERYAPNAKDLAGRDVVARSMVKEIIAGNGCGPNGDHVLLKLDHLGEEVLHSRLPGICELSKTFAHVDPVVAPVPVVPTCHYMMGGVATNIHGQAITQDAEGVDKIIPGLFAVGEVACVSVHGANRLGGNSLLDLVVFGRAAGLHLEKALTDGIEYDDATEADIEAALSRLNALNSRTDGEDVATLRRELQNCMQNYFGVFRTGEYMQKGIAQLADLRTRIANVKINDKSQAFNTARIEALELQNLLEVAEATAIAAEVRKESRGAHAREDFEDRDDENWLCHTLYFPGDKRVTKRAVNFSPKTVPTFEPKIRTY; encoded by the coding sequence ATGGCTAACATTCCAACGATTTCTTTCGACGCCATCATTATTGGTGGTGGCGGTGCCGGCATGCGCGCGGCGCTGCAACTGGCACAGGGCGGTCACAAGACTGCCGTGATCACCAAGGTTTTCCCGACCCGTTCGCACACTGTATCCGCTCAGGGCGGTATCACTTGCGCAATCGCGTCCGCTGACCCGAATGATGACTGGCGCTGGCACATGTACGATACCGTCAAGGGTTCCGACTACATCGGTGACCAGGACGCTATCGAATACATGTGCCAGGAAGGCCCGGCTGCCGTTTACGAGCTGGACCACATGGGCATGCCGTTTTCGCGTACCGAACAAGGCCGCATCTATCAGCGTCCGTTCGGTGGCCAGTCCAAGGACTACGGCAAGGGCGGTCAGGCTGCACGTACTTGCGCGGCTTCCGACCGTACCGGTCACGCGCTGCTGCACACCCTTTATCAGGGCAACCTGAAAGCCGGCACCACGTTCCTGAACGAGTACTACGCTGTCGATCTGGTGAAAAACCAGGAAGGCGACTTCGTCGGTGTGATCGCGATCTGCATCGAAACCGGCGAAACCACCTACATTCGCGCTAAAGCCACTGTATTGGCTACCGGCGGTGCAGGTCGTATCTACGCTTCCACCACCAACGCCCTGATCAACACCGGTGACGGCGTCGGCATGGCTCTGCGTGCTGGCGTGCCGGTACAAGACATCGAAATGTGGCAGTTCCACCCGACCGGCATCGCCGGCGCCGGTGTACTGGTTACCGAAGGTTGCCGTGGTGAAGGTGGTTACCTGATCAACAAGCACGGCGAGCGTTTCATGGAGCGTTATGCTCCGAACGCCAAAGACCTTGCCGGTCGTGACGTGGTTGCTCGCTCGATGGTTAAAGAAATCATCGCCGGCAACGGTTGCGGTCCGAATGGCGACCACGTACTGCTCAAACTCGACCATCTGGGCGAGGAAGTGCTGCACAGCCGTCTGCCAGGCATCTGCGAGCTGTCGAAGACTTTCGCACACGTTGACCCGGTTGTTGCTCCGGTTCCGGTTGTTCCGACTTGCCACTATATGATGGGCGGCGTTGCCACCAACATTCATGGTCAGGCGATCACCCAGGACGCTGAAGGCGTCGACAAGATCATCCCTGGTCTGTTCGCTGTGGGCGAAGTGGCTTGCGTATCGGTTCACGGTGCCAACCGTCTGGGCGGCAACTCGCTGCTCGACCTGGTGGTATTCGGCCGCGCTGCCGGCCTGCACCTGGAAAAGGCGCTGACCGACGGCATCGAATACGACGACGCTACCGAAGCCGACATCGAAGCTGCCCTGTCGCGTCTGAACGCGCTGAACAGCCGTACCGACGGTGAAGATGTGGCAACCCTGCGTCGCGAGCTGCAGAACTGCATGCAGAACTACTTCGGTGTATTCCGTACTGGCGAATACATGCAGAAAGGTATCGCTCAGCTTGCTGACCTGCGTACCCGTATCGCCAACGTGAAAATCAACGATAAGTCGCAGGCGTTCAACACTGCCCGTATCGAAGCGCTGGAACTGCAAAACCTGCTGGAAGTGGCTGAAGCTACCGCCATCGCGGCTGAAGTACGCAAGGAGTCGCGCGGTGCTCACGCCCGTGAAGACTTCGAAGACCGTGACGACGAAAACTGGCTGTGCCACACCCTGTACTTCCCGGGTGACAAGCGCGTCACCAAGCGTGCCGTGAACTTCTCGCCGAAGACTGTTCCGACTTTTGAACCTAAGATTCGGACTTATTAA